The Silene latifolia isolate original U9 population chromosome Y, ASM4854445v1, whole genome shotgun sequence sequence TTGCTACTTCTAATATGGAAGCCGAATTTGTGGCATGCTTTGAGGCCACTATTCATGCATTATGGTTGCGAAATTTTATCTCAGGACTTGGGATCGTCGATAGTATAGCCAAGCCGCTGAGAATTTATTGTGATAATTCTGCAGCCGTCTTCTTCTCTAAGAACGATAAATACTCTAAGGGTGCTAAGCACATGGAAATAAAGTTCTTATCGGTTAAAGAGGAGGTACAGAAGCAAAGAGTATCATTTGAGCATATAAGAACGGATAAGATGGTAGCAGATCCATTAACTAAGGGATTACCACCAAAGGCGTTCATTGGCCATGTAGAACGCATGGGTGTTGTATCAAAGGCCTTGTTATTATAAAGTTAATATGCTTGTAATAAACGTGACATCTAGAATTCACTTATAGTATTGTTTCTGTTATAACAGACATGTTAGTCATTATAGTATATGTATACATTATAGTTATTAAATTACATGTGACTAATTGTAAGAATTAATGTTCTTCTCAAATTAAAAGTGACTTAgatttgaaattgatttgtgatacATGGAAGGAATCATGTCGATTAATAAATGACGTGTGACCGCCATGATCCAATTAGTTCTAGTTCAATTAAAGATAGAAAATTTAATGAGTTTAACATAAAAGTGCACATTATAGTATTATTGAACCATCAAGTCAACACAAaggccaagtgggagaatgttagaatatttaataatattcgAGTGGCCTATGTGTTTCGGGTTTAAATACAAGTTAAGTTTATATTAAATATTAAGagactttaatataaaagacgACACAGTGATGGATCGGTCTCGATTAAATGTAATTAAAGTTCGGGAATTATTATTCCCTCCTACCTTACCCTAATATAAGTCGTCTTTCACGAAGAGGTACGATCGGGTTTGATTGTGCGAAAAGGTACGTAACCCATTATATATATTTTGGAAATTAAAAGAAACATAATTCATCTGacaaaacacaaaacacacataCATTAAAAGTGAAATGGTGAAAGGCAGTTTCTTCCTCCATCatcaagaaacatcaaggaaagGGTTAATGAGGAGAATCAGTCGTCTTATACATCTTATTGTATTGAGTGCGTCTGTAAGACATGGACCAAGGTTAGTCCTTTATTCCGTCTATTAATTGTATCAGGGTTGAATTAATTCAAGTCTATATTGATTCTTGGGCCTGATTTCATTATCGAAATCATAAAGTATATCTAACAAAGTATTGCAAATTAGATATATAAGGCTAATATATCCTACACACAAATATGTCAATCTCGTGCTACCCCCTTCTCTCTCTTATAATTTGTTATGTTACATGGATTGTCAAACTTCAGTCATATTGTTTCTTAATTTGCAAATATATATGGTCTATCAAAATATTAACGATGTGATTGGTTTTGAAATTACAGGTACAAATCGTACAATAATAGGTTGAATGCATGGTCGTTGAATTCATCCGCTAAACCAATCTTCACATAATTACATATGGAGTATATTGGACTCGATCGATCGTGACAAACAGACAGATAATGATGATCCTCCTTCCACGATGAAGTAGGTAGATGATTTCTTTGATTATCTTTCCCGCACATTAGGTAATTAAAATTGCTTACTCCTCATATTTCCTCTCTCCAATATTAGTAAAATAACA is a genomic window containing:
- the LOC141632542 gene encoding secreted RxLR effector protein 161-like, whose amino-acid sequence is MERIPYAFVVGSLNCVQTCTRPDISFAVGMLGRYQSNLGMDHWKDVKKVLRYLQSTKELMLTYKRSNNLEVIGYSDSDYAGCVDSRKSTFGYLFLLVEGAVSWKSGRQFVIATSNMEAEFVACFEATIHALWLRNFISGLGIVDSIAKPLRIYCDNSAAVFFSKNDKYSKGAKHMEIKFLSVKEEVQKQRVSFEHIRTDKMVADPLTKGLPPKAFIGHVERMGVVSKALLL